From the genome of BD1-7 clade bacterium:
TCAACTGAAGATGGATAAACCACAAATGATTGAGGTAGTTATCAATCAGGCCGGTGGGTACGTTATCAATGGTCACGAGCTTCTCAATAACCGCTTTGATACCCTAAAGTCTGCCATTAGCAAACTGGCCCAGGGTGATCTCAAAAAGCCGCTGGTTATCACTGCTGATGCCCAGTCTCCGCATCAGTCCGTGGTAAAAGTCATGGACGCGGCTGGCCAATTAGGCTTCACTAATCTAAGCATTACTTCAATAGAACCTAACGAGTAGCAGCTTTGACGGACAAATCTCCGAAACCTGCCAGTTCCGACTGGCAGATGTATAAGCGTCTTATTACCCATATTTTGCCACTCAAGTGGGCCTTTGCGGCCAGCTTGTTCGGCTTTGTATTTTATGCGGGTATGGACGTCATGGCCGTCGACATCATGCAATATCTGATTGACTCCCTTGGTGGAACCGTCAATTACGAGAAAAAGACCGGCATCATCACCAACTTGCTGAAAAATTACCTCGATTTGGGTGATAAAGAAGGCGTTGCTCGTACGGTCTTTCCAATTATGGTGATTATCATTGCCGTATTTCGTGCGTTTGGTGCGTTTGTGGGTAACTTCTTTATG
Proteins encoded in this window:
- the exbD_4 gene encoding Biopolymer transport protein ExbD, translated to MQFKRQNRDNSDVNLTPLIDVVFLLLIFFMVSTTFTDKTELAVDLPEATGQLKMDKPQMIEVVINQAGGYVINGHELLNNRFDTLKSAISKLAQGDLKKPLVITADAQSPHQSVVKVMDAAGQLGFTNLSITSIEPNE